Proteins co-encoded in one Desulfovibrio inopinatus DSM 10711 genomic window:
- a CDS encoding TetR/AcrR family transcriptional regulator has protein sequence MSEHVETPKEKILRTAQELFGEYGYSGTTFKKIAERAGITLGLISHHFGSKENLYILSSLNVLEQVEVRIVEAVSQAENGYEAVENFLRAYFDCSVDPTFNFKILVSCSPYNDIKDEINKDEVTNKFEQLIHMLAKYIILGMQDGSIRECESMRTADIIFATIVGSVRTRLLSPFSWDGFYRDVILFICDRLKKE, from the coding sequence ATGTCGGAACATGTGGAAACACCAAAAGAAAAGATTCTCCGGACAGCGCAAGAGCTGTTTGGCGAGTATGGCTACTCCGGAACGACGTTCAAGAAAATTGCAGAGCGGGCCGGGATTACTTTGGGATTGATCAGTCACCATTTTGGTTCCAAAGAAAATCTCTATATTCTCAGTAGTCTCAATGTCTTGGAGCAAGTGGAAGTTCGTATTGTCGAGGCGGTGTCGCAAGCCGAGAACGGATATGAAGCTGTTGAAAATTTTTTGAGGGCTTATTTCGATTGCTCTGTTGACCCCACCTTCAACTTTAAAATTTTGGTAAGCTGCTCACCATATAACGATATCAAGGATGAGATCAATAAAGACGAAGTGACCAACAAGTTTGAGCAACTCATTCATATGCTTGCTAAGTATATTATCTTGGGGATGCAGGATGGGAGTATTCGAGAATGTGAGTCCATGCGGACAGCGGATATTATTTTTGCAACAATTGTTGGTTCTGTGCGTACGCGATTGCTTTCGCCGTTCTCATGGGACGGATTTTATCGTGATGTCATCCTATTTATCTGTGATCGTCTCAAGAAGGAATGA